In the genome of Halobacteriovoraceae bacterium, one region contains:
- a CDS encoding dienelactone hydrolase family protein: MNYFILLFISFSVYSQSVTYKDSGIDYEGYYLNAGKNSPTIFIIHDWDGLTDYEIKRSQMLKNLGYSVFAIDLFGKGIRPTKLEDKKQHTAELYKDRNKMRSIMNAALSKANELGLNTKKALSIGYCFGGAAVLEWARSGVNLLAHITFHGGLSTPPGQDYSHTKGEVIVYHGQADKVVSMEEYTNLKKELEKNKIINQFYLYPGADHAFTVYGGKNYQKVADEQSWKSFVTFLNQKFVATK; encoded by the coding sequence ATGAATTATTTTATCTTACTTTTTATCTCTTTTTCTGTTTATTCACAAAGTGTAACCTATAAAGATTCGGGAATTGATTATGAAGGTTACTACCTAAATGCTGGTAAAAATTCTCCAACCATTTTTATCATTCACGATTGGGATGGCCTTACTGATTATGAGATCAAAAGGTCACAAATGCTTAAGAACCTTGGATACTCAGTTTTTGCCATAGATCTTTTTGGGAAAGGTATACGTCCAACTAAACTTGAAGACAAAAAACAACATACGGCAGAACTCTATAAAGACAGAAATAAAATGCGCTCAATAATGAATGCTGCACTAAGCAAAGCAAATGAATTGGGACTCAATACTAAAAAAGCACTTTCTATAGGATATTGTTTTGGTGGCGCTGCTGTCTTAGAATGGGCCAGATCCGGAGTAAACTTACTTGCACATATTACCTTTCATGGAGGATTAAGTACTCCTCCTGGCCAGGATTATTCGCATACAAAAGGTGAAGTTATTGTCTACCATGGGCAAGCAGATAAAGTCGTTTCGATGGAAGAATACACAAATCTGAAAAAGGAATTAGAGAAAAATAAGATTATAAATCAATTTTATCTTTATCCAGGGGCAGATCATGCATTTACTGTTTACGGTGGAAAAAATTATCAGAAAGTTGCCGATGAACAATCCTGGAAATCATTCGTAACTTTTTTAAATCAAAAATTTGTTGCCACGAAATAA
- a CDS encoding response regulator transcription factor — translation MKNLLLVEDDPILGKAIFTALELEGNNIIWAINLEQGRGYLSQKTFDLALLDVGLPDGNGIDFCGEVKEKFPHLPIIMLTAVVDEDSVVKALEIGANDYIRKPFGNKELIARINATLKVTDTNPTQVEYQGLKVDLEKRKVFYRGEEISFPRRQIDVLYFIMANSEKVITRESLINYLDKDSEIVDRTIDSHISQIRKNLKKCNISSIELNSVYGVGYRLEKAA, via the coding sequence ATGAAAAACCTACTCTTAGTCGAAGATGATCCGATTTTAGGTAAAGCAATTTTTACAGCACTTGAATTAGAAGGAAACAATATTATATGGGCCATCAATCTAGAACAAGGACGTGGATATTTGTCACAGAAAACTTTTGATCTGGCCCTACTTGATGTGGGTTTACCAGATGGAAATGGTATTGATTTCTGTGGTGAGGTAAAAGAAAAATTTCCTCACTTACCTATCATTATGCTCACAGCGGTTGTAGATGAAGACTCTGTCGTTAAAGCTTTAGAAATAGGAGCAAACGATTATATTCGAAAACCATTTGGAAACAAGGAACTCATTGCAAGAATCAATGCCACTTTAAAGGTGACTGATACAAATCCTACCCAAGTTGAGTATCAAGGTTTGAAAGTTGACTTAGAAAAAAGAAAAGTCTTTTACAGAGGTGAGGAAATTTCATTTCCTCGAAGGCAAATTGATGTCCTGTATTTCATAATGGCCAATAGTGAGAAAGTTATCACGCGTGAGTCCCTTATAAATTATCTTGATAAAGATAGCGAAATCGTCGACCGAACAATTGACTCTCATATTAGTCAAATTCGAAAGAATCTAAAAAAATGTAATATTTCAAGTATTGAACTTAATTCAGTTTATGGCGTAGGATACAGACTTGAAAAAGCTGCTTGA
- a CDS encoding tetratricopeptide repeat protein, producing the protein MKLILILSFIFYSNELFCSKIDILIRRVQVSPYNAQDIFNLAYEFQKMKKYSQAIKVYNSKTLQKSEMRHLASYNKAICFYNAGRRSLAYKQFVKNLNENPPKYIKQATVRVMNSKWPMISYRQSTKIERSTDVKEVMYTFISPYYSSIDYNGQTTKQNAQVKGIYGSFFKGNHFLELIVDSTEISYKDNSLLEDITQKNMAISYSYFSNYKHQFKIGGHYINSSDNLTDEGIAVFSEYNHFYASLLTLRMFAQYTYYKNYSVLPVRVYQFTPSIKQSLSIIDLSADVTLININQSENTSGSQNLISYEMQATFKLESLKPYVSYWSGERKFASDNGGLVIYNSSDKYTEGLKMGVNLQLSKSVFTDISYTKSTFQVLGENDESTSKTLSLSIGFSF; encoded by the coding sequence ATGAAGTTAATATTAATCCTATCTTTCATTTTTTATTCAAACGAACTTTTTTGCTCAAAAATAGATATTCTCATTCGCAGAGTACAAGTCTCACCTTATAACGCTCAAGATATATTTAATCTAGCTTATGAATTTCAAAAAATGAAAAAATATTCACAGGCCATAAAAGTATATAATTCAAAAACTTTACAAAAAAGTGAAATGAGACATTTAGCAAGTTATAATAAAGCGATTTGTTTTTACAATGCAGGGAGAAGGTCTTTGGCCTATAAACAATTCGTAAAAAATCTTAATGAAAATCCACCTAAATATATTAAACAGGCCACTGTAAGAGTGATGAATTCTAAATGGCCTATGATTTCATATCGTCAATCAACTAAAATTGAGAGATCTACTGACGTAAAAGAGGTGATGTATACATTTATTTCACCATACTATTCATCAATCGATTATAATGGACAAACAACTAAACAAAATGCACAAGTAAAAGGTATTTATGGAAGTTTCTTTAAAGGAAATCATTTCTTAGAATTAATAGTTGATTCAACTGAAATTTCATATAAAGATAATTCTCTCCTTGAAGATATTACTCAAAAAAATATGGCCATCTCATATTCATATTTTTCAAATTATAAACATCAATTTAAAATCGGTGGGCATTATATCAACTCAAGTGATAACTTAACAGATGAGGGTATTGCTGTTTTTTCCGAGTATAACCATTTCTATGCATCTTTACTAACGTTAAGGATGTTTGCTCAATACACATATTATAAAAATTATTCAGTACTTCCTGTTCGTGTCTACCAATTTACTCCCTCCATTAAACAATCATTAAGCATTATAGACCTTTCAGCTGATGTAACTTTAATTAATATCAATCAATCTGAAAATACGAGTGGTTCACAGAATCTAATAAGTTATGAAATGCAGGCGACTTTTAAATTAGAAAGCTTAAAACCTTACGTTTCCTATTGGTCTGGAGAGAGAAAATTTGCCAGTGATAATGGAGGACTTGTTATTTATAATTCGAGTGATAAGTACACAGAAGGACTCAAAATGGGCGTAAATTTACAATTAAGTAAATCAGTATTCACAGATATTTCATATACAAAGAGCACTTTTCAAGTTTTAGGAGAAAATGATGAATCTACTAGTAAGACTCTCTCCCTTAGTATTGGGTTTAGTTTTTAA
- a CDS encoding HAMP domain-containing histidine kinase: protein MKKLLEQFLLFRVFVFTGGITLVLSLLVFLGFDYFQEYQQEQKFKNSVQSFVRTLNQVKLNNNISYAESIHQIAFLKIEDIPFEKFLFTQQKKVIFPYKGAKIEGDLQSVKLPNKLYKAEVFSNRPRQYIIKISSDYYLMARFGPPMHHRGPPPPPRNHFAREDRPMGPPPPEDRGPNGPFKYIFPIIICVLISIILSFIHVLYLFRKKAKEADNVLTLLHSGDLKARFKTSKSDEVGKMMLKFNEMADEIESLVEKVKETEASRRLLLQELAHDLRTPIASLRSFLETLVDKFKILPQQKIEEFLNLSLKETGYFNRLVEDLLFLSGVNDPKYKNSFCSTSLNELLSEEVNTLSFEEIKVELDLPNQLNVRGDRHLLKRLLRNGITNAISFAASKVKIGIEDQNQNFISLYIEDDGPGINEEEVSSFGHKKYSRKFDEFDKGRISIGLGSVIMAKISELHGGHIFIRNSYEKDVVVGAKLVITIKS from the coding sequence TTGAAAAAGCTGCTTGAACAATTTCTACTCTTTCGAGTGTTTGTCTTCACTGGAGGAATAACTCTGGTTCTTTCTCTTTTAGTATTTCTTGGTTTCGATTATTTTCAAGAATATCAACAAGAGCAAAAGTTTAAAAACTCAGTACAGAGCTTTGTGAGAACTCTGAATCAAGTGAAACTAAACAATAACATTAGTTACGCTGAATCAATTCATCAAATAGCTTTTTTAAAGATAGAAGATATCCCTTTTGAAAAATTTCTTTTCACACAACAAAAAAAAGTGATCTTCCCTTATAAAGGTGCAAAGATTGAAGGCGACCTACAGTCTGTCAAATTACCAAATAAACTCTATAAAGCTGAAGTTTTTTCAAATAGGCCAAGGCAATATATTATAAAAATTAGTTCAGATTATTATTTAATGGCCCGTTTTGGCCCTCCAATGCATCATAGAGGTCCCCCTCCCCCTCCAAGAAATCATTTTGCAAGAGAAGATAGACCAATGGGGCCCCCGCCTCCTGAGGATAGAGGACCAAATGGGCCCTTTAAATATATTTTTCCTATAATCATTTGCGTTTTAATAAGTATTATATTGTCATTTATCCATGTGTTATATCTTTTTAGAAAAAAAGCAAAAGAAGCAGACAATGTTTTAACTCTACTTCACTCTGGGGATTTAAAAGCTCGATTTAAAACTTCTAAATCAGACGAAGTTGGGAAAATGATGCTCAAATTTAATGAAATGGCCGATGAAATCGAGTCCCTGGTTGAAAAAGTAAAAGAAACCGAGGCCTCAAGAAGATTATTATTGCAAGAGTTGGCACATGATCTAAGAACACCGATTGCATCATTGCGATCCTTTTTAGAAACCTTGGTTGATAAATTTAAAATTCTACCACAACAAAAAATTGAAGAATTTTTAAATTTGTCTCTTAAAGAAACCGGTTATTTTAATAGACTTGTGGAAGATTTACTCTTTCTTTCCGGAGTAAATGATCCAAAGTATAAAAATTCATTTTGTTCAACTTCATTGAATGAACTTCTATCTGAAGAAGTAAATACTTTATCCTTTGAAGAGATTAAAGTTGAGTTAGACTTACCAAACCAATTAAATGTACGTGGAGATCGTCACCTTCTTAAAAGGTTATTAAGAAATGGTATTACAAATGCAATTTCATTTGCAGCATCTAAAGTTAAGATTGGGATAGAAGATCAAAATCAAAATTTTATCTCTTTATATATTGAAGATGATGGGCCAGGAATAAATGAAGAAGAAGTCAGCTCCTTTGGACATAAAAAGTATTCCCGAAAATTTGATGAATTCGACAAGGGTAGAATTTCCATTGGGCTTGGATCAGTCATTATGGCAAAAATCTCTGAACTTCATGGTGGACATATATTCATCAGAAATAGTTATGAAAAGGATGTCGTTGTAGGAGCAAAATTAGTTATTACGATTAAAAGCTAA